The Gemmatimonas aurantiaca T-27 DNA segment TGACCCACGTGCGGCGGATCAAAGCTCCCGCCGAAGAGGCCCAGTCGCACAGCCGGTCAGCCGCGCCCGACTGGGGCGGGCCGGGCGTACACCACAGGGGTACTGGCCGCCAAGGGGGCCAGCGCGATGGTATCGCGGGGGGCCGGAGGGGCCGCGGCCGCCGGAACCGCCGTGGTATCGGCGGGCTGCACGCCGCAGGCCGACCGCACGTCGGCGTCCCCGGGATACGCCTTCCACATGGCCGTGCACGTCTCCGCGGCATCTTCTTTCCAGCGGATCTTCGTGTACAGCTCATTCAACCGCAGCCACGAAAGGCGCGCCGCCTTCGTGGTCGGATACGTCGTGACGACGTCCTTGAAGTAGATGATCGCCGGATCGATCGCCCGCCGCACGCGCACATAGTGCACGCCGGTCATGTAGTCCTTCTCGGCGAACCACTCTTCGAGGGTGGAGATCCGGGCCTTGGCGTCCTCGACTTCCTTGGCGTCCGGATAGGACGACAGCAACGCCCGCAGCACCGACACCGCCTTCTGCCCCTGCTCCGGGTCGAGTGACGGTCGCCGCCAGATACTCTGATACGACCGCCCACTGCCCAGCATGGCGGTGGGCGCGAGCGTGTCGTCGGGGAACCCATCGGTGACCCGTTCGAACGCCTGGGCCGCCAGCAGGAACTCGTGTTTCCGCTCGTGCGTCAGCGCCAGGTAGAAGTACGCCGGCGCGAGCAGCGGATCCCGCGACGAGAGGTCGTTGGTGAGCCGTTCGAATCCGAGTTGGGCGTTGTCCCACTTCTTGCGCTCGAACTCCTGCAACGACGCCTTGAAGAGCGCTTCCGGCGTCGCAAAGTCCTGAGGACGGAAACCGCGGGAACAGCCAGCCACCGCTGCGGCCACACTCAGCAGCAGCATCAGGCGCCATTCCATGCGGGATGGGACGTATCTCATACCCACAACATACCCTCGACGGTGTCCTCGTGGTTCAAACCGGCTCCAACGTTCACGCCACCCCTCCAAAAGACCGCAAGCCGGCCGCCAGCGGCACAATCTGCGCCCGGCCAGGTTGCAGCTTGGCCGTCACATTCCGGGTATCCACCAGCAACGTCGCCTGGTCCACCACCCGCTGGTAGTCCACCTGCTTGTGATCGGTGATGACCACGACGGCATCCGCCCACTGCAGCATCTCATCGCTGAGTTCGACACCCTTCCGGGTGTGTCCGTCTTCGCGGAATTCCTGCACGAACGGATCGTGGAACTCCACATGGGCGCCACGCTCTTCCAGCAGACGAA contains these protein-coding regions:
- a CDS encoding outer membrane protein assembly factor BamD; amino-acid sequence: MRYVPSRMEWRLMLLLSVAAAVAGCSRGFRPQDFATPEALFKASLQEFERKKWDNAQLGFERLTNDLSSRDPLLAPAYFYLALTHERKHEFLLAAQAFERVTDGFPDDTLAPTAMLGSGRSYQSIWRRPSLDPEQGQKAVSVLRALLSSYPDAKEVEDAKARISTLEEWFAEKDYMTGVHYVRVRRAIDPAIIYFKDVVTTYPTTKAARLSWLRLNELYTKIRWKEDAAETCTAMWKAYPGDADVRSACGVQPADTTAVPAAAAPPAPRDTIALAPLAASTPVVYARPAPVGRG